A genomic region of Saprospiraceae bacterium contains the following coding sequences:
- a CDS encoding TIGR00266 family protein, producing MRSNHEIDYRIFGEEMQYVEVELDPGETAIAEAGAFMMMEDGISMATIFGDGTQQDAGFMGKLFSAGKRLLTGESLFMTTYTNQGVGKARVSFASPFAGKIIPLDLSKLENKIIAQKDAFLCAAMGVSVGIELQRKLGTGIFGGEGFIMQKLEGDGMAFVHAGGFVKEIELGVGETLRIDTGCVVAYTSRVDFDIEFIRGVKNMVFGGEGLFYAVLRGPGKVWVQSLPISRLAARIMQYGGTRRREEGSILGGLGNILDGDS from the coding sequence ATGCGCAGCAATCACGAAATCGACTACCGCATTTTTGGCGAAGAAATGCAATACGTGGAAGTTGAATTGGATCCGGGTGAAACAGCCATTGCAGAGGCTGGGGCCTTTATGATGATGGAAGATGGAATTAGTATGGCAACCATTTTTGGTGACGGAACCCAACAGGATGCCGGTTTCATGGGAAAATTGTTCTCAGCAGGAAAAAGGCTGCTTACAGGAGAGAGTCTTTTTATGACAACTTATACCAATCAAGGTGTTGGTAAGGCAAGAGTTAGTTTTGCTTCACCATTTGCCGGGAAAATCATTCCATTGGACCTTAGTAAATTGGAAAACAAAATCATTGCTCAAAAAGATGCATTTCTATGCGCTGCCATGGGTGTTTCGGTTGGAATAGAGTTGCAGAGAAAATTGGGTACGGGAATTTTCGGAGGTGAAGGATTTATTATGCAAAAACTGGAAGGCGACGGCATGGCTTTTGTACATGCAGGTGGTTTTGTAAAGGAAATAGAATTGGGAGTTGGCGAAACTTTACGAATCGACACTGGATGTGTAGTCGCTTATACTTCAAGAGTAGATTTTGACATAGAATTCATACGGGGTGTAAAGAATATGGTCTTCGGAGGAGAAGGTCTTTTCTATGCTGTCCTCCGTGGACCCGGCAAGGTTTGGGTACAATCCCTTCCCATTAGCCGATTGGCTGCGCGAATCATGCAATATGGTGGCACCCGCAGACGAGAAGAAGGAAGCATCCTGGGTGGATTAGGCAATATTTTAGATGGGGATAGTTGA
- a CDS encoding four helix bundle protein, producing MRNYMNLNAFKLLDDLVLEVYSITKFFPKEEQYGLSLQLRRALISATSNIVEGSYRDSQKEYYRFLEIAFSSFKEAQYQLLLAERLGYLKTSQLTSCKANFVIKEKVFAGLLRSMKS from the coding sequence ATGAGAAATTACATGAATTTAAATGCTTTTAAATTACTCGATGACTTAGTATTGGAGGTTTATTCCATCACAAAATTTTTTCCAAAAGAAGAACAATATGGATTGAGCTTGCAATTGAGGAGGGCTCTTATTTCTGCAACTTCAAATATCGTCGAAGGAAGTTATAGGGATAGTCAAAAAGAGTATTATAGATTTTTAGAAATTGCATTTTCTTCTTTTAAAGAAGCTCAATACCAATTATTACTTGCAGAACGCTTAGGTTATCTGAAAACATCACAGTTAACTAGCTGTAAAGCAAATTTTGTAATTAAAGAAAAAGTTTTTGCAGGATTGCTTCGTTCAATGAAATCTTGA
- a CDS encoding DUF2480 family protein, translated as MDTLVNRVAQSGLITLKLEDYFPDKTVYEFDLKDYLFHGLILKELDFRKALKEHDWNLYKDSYLTILCSADAIIPTWAYMLVASYASEVVADIYFGTKKDFLISYYRDKIRAIDASIYKDSKIVIKGCSDKEVPASAYLELTAHLKPFVASIMFGEPCSTVPVYKRGKG; from the coding sequence ATGGACACCCTTGTAAATCGCGTTGCTCAAAGTGGTTTGATTACCCTTAAACTTGAGGACTATTTTCCGGATAAAACTGTTTATGAGTTTGATTTGAAGGATTATCTCTTTCATGGTTTAATTTTGAAAGAGCTCGATTTCAGAAAAGCACTCAAAGAACACGACTGGAATTTATACAAGGATAGTTATCTCACCATACTTTGTTCTGCAGATGCCATTATACCAACCTGGGCATATATGTTAGTGGCCAGTTACGCAAGTGAAGTTGTTGCGGATATTTATTTCGGAACCAAAAAAGATTTTTTAATTAGCTATTATCGCGATAAAATAAGGGCTATTGATGCCTCTATTTACAAAGATTCCAAAATCGTTATCAAGGGGTGTAGTGATAAAGAAGTTCCCGCTTCTGCTTATTTGGAATTAACTGCCCATCTTAAACCCTTTGTTGCGTCCATTATGTTTGGTGAACCTTGTTCGACGGTGCCGGTGTATAAGAGGGGAAAGGGTTAG
- the scpB gene encoding SMC-Scp complex subunit ScpB, protein MNLNPLTPAVESLLFVSPQPISPTDIKYCIENSRSISISLDEIEHALFQLTERYTSDEYGIELKEIAGGYQFLSKPAHFPVIAEHIKMTNRKKLSKAAMEALAIIAYKQPISKSEIEQIRGVNSEHSIQKLMEKELVEITGRSEGPGKPILLGTTQRFMEYFGLKSLSDLPKLKEFAAPDQEIGEPAPIEVEAKIPEEPVTEMITDSSEE, encoded by the coding sequence ATGAATTTGAATCCATTGACACCTGCCGTTGAGAGTTTATTATTTGTCTCGCCGCAACCTATTAGTCCGACGGACATTAAATACTGCATTGAAAACAGCCGTTCGATAAGTATTAGTTTAGATGAAATTGAGCATGCACTTTTTCAGTTAACGGAGCGCTACACTTCAGATGAATACGGAATTGAACTTAAAGAAATCGCAGGAGGTTACCAGTTTTTATCTAAACCCGCCCATTTTCCGGTTATCGCGGAGCATATCAAAATGACCAATCGCAAAAAACTCTCCAAAGCAGCGATGGAAGCATTGGCGATTATTGCTTATAAACAACCCATTTCCAAATCGGAGATCGAACAAATTCGCGGTGTCAATTCCGAGCATTCGATCCAAAAATTGATGGAAAAAGAATTGGTTGAAATCACAGGAAGGAGTGAAGGACCCGGGAAACCCATATTATTAGGTACTACCCAGCGGTTTATGGAATATTTTGGATTAAAAAGTTTGAGCGATTTACCCAAACTCAAGGAATTTGCAGCTCCAGATCAGGAAATCGGAGAACCTGCACCTATTGAAGTTGAGGCAAAAATTCCGGAAGAACCCGTAACTGAAATGATAACAGACAGTTCAGAAGAATAA
- the radA gene encoding DNA repair protein RadA has translation MAKLKTIYVCTECGTTAPKWSGKCTSCAAWNSMVEEVVEREVSPKLTSQWKEYEHLPGKTTAVLLDEISSVSEKRITTGDAELNKGLGGGLVKGSVSLLTGQPGIGKSTLMLQLALNANVDTVLYVSGEESGEQIKMRADRIHTSKKSCYLLSETRVQSILAEAVRLKTGLLIVDSVQTLFSGDLDSAPGSISQIRESAFQLIRYAKESGTPVIIIGHINKEGEIAGPKLLEHMVDTVLHFEGEKQYSYRILRVLKNRFGSTDELCIYEMQANGLRAITNPSELLLSQNEELLSGSAIAATIEGQRALLIETQALVSPAVYPSPQRVANGFDNRRMAMLLAVLEKRCGFSLAQKDVFLNVAGGIRVNDPAMDLAVVAAVISSLEDKALHKQICFAAEVGLSGEVRSVSRIESRIQEAMRIGFKAVCISKYNLKSWDPSKYKINIVPIATVDELYDKVFSKT, from the coding sequence ATGGCTAAGTTAAAAACAATTTATGTGTGCACTGAATGCGGGACTACTGCCCCAAAGTGGTCAGGGAAATGTACATCGTGTGCTGCATGGAATTCTATGGTTGAAGAAGTTGTAGAACGAGAAGTTTCGCCAAAATTGACAAGTCAATGGAAAGAATACGAGCATCTGCCCGGTAAGACAACTGCTGTTTTATTGGATGAAATTAGTTCCGTGTCTGAAAAAAGAATTACCACAGGCGATGCCGAATTAAATAAAGGTTTAGGTGGAGGTTTGGTCAAAGGTTCAGTGAGCCTGCTTACTGGCCAACCGGGTATTGGTAAATCTACTTTGATGCTACAACTGGCTTTAAATGCAAATGTGGATACCGTTTTATATGTATCCGGCGAAGAGAGTGGTGAACAAATTAAAATGCGGGCTGACAGAATTCATACTTCAAAAAAATCTTGTTATTTGCTTTCTGAGACACGGGTCCAAAGTATTCTAGCGGAAGCTGTAAGATTAAAAACCGGATTATTGATCGTCGATTCTGTGCAAACCTTATTCAGCGGTGATCTGGATTCTGCACCCGGGTCTATCAGTCAGATTCGAGAAAGTGCTTTTCAATTAATAAGATATGCCAAGGAAAGCGGGACTCCCGTCATTATAATAGGCCATATCAATAAGGAAGGTGAAATCGCCGGGCCTAAATTGTTGGAACACATGGTAGATACCGTTTTGCATTTTGAAGGAGAAAAACAATATTCTTATCGCATCCTTAGGGTGCTTAAAAACAGGTTTGGTTCTACTGATGAACTGTGTATTTATGAAATGCAGGCCAACGGATTAAGAGCCATCACTAATCCTTCGGAATTATTGCTCTCCCAAAATGAAGAACTGCTCAGCGGTTCAGCTATAGCGGCAACTATTGAAGGGCAACGTGCATTGCTCATTGAAACACAAGCCCTCGTTAGTCCTGCAGTCTATCCAAGCCCGCAACGCGTGGCGAATGGTTTTGATAACCGAAGAATGGCAATGCTTTTAGCCGTCCTCGAAAAGCGATGCGGTTTTTCGCTCGCGCAAAAAGATGTTTTTCTCAATGTAGCAGGAGGCATACGCGTTAATGACCCTGCAATGGATCTTGCTGTAGTTGCTGCTGTGATATCTTCCTTAGAAGACAAGGCACTTCATAAACAAATTTGTTTCGCCGCAGAAGTCGGTTTGTCGGGAGAGGTTCGCTCGGTCTCCCGCATTGAATCGCGTATTCAGGAAGCCATGCGGATAGGTTTCAAGGCGGTATGCATCTCAAAATACAATTTGAAATCATGGGACCCTTCCAAGTATAAAATTAATATTGTGCCAATTGCTACAGTAGATGAGCTCTATGACAAAGTGTTTTCTAAAACATAA
- a CDS encoding glycosyltransferase family 2 protein, whose amino-acid sequence MVDLSVVICVYNEMENINPLVEKLRAVLKSLKYELIFVDDGSTDETLARLSLLKESDMKIIEFRRNYGQSAALAAGIEMAGGHWIATMDGDLQNDPADIPRMLELAITKNLDLLAGIRQNRKDGFILRKIPSKIANFLIRNASGVHLHDYGCTLKIMKADLAKNLGIYGELHRFIPVLADLEGARMDETPVLHHARNAGQSKYGINRTMRVLSDLLLILYLKKFRHKPMHLFGGWGVLFTMVGGLIMMYLLAEKLAGHDIWGRPILILGTILIVTGLQLIVLGILSEMQLRTYYESQGKKVYRIRKIHSLREETL is encoded by the coding sequence ATGGTGGATCTGTCTGTAGTTATATGTGTCTATAATGAAATGGAGAATATCAATCCTCTGGTAGAAAAACTCAGGGCAGTTTTAAAAAGTCTTAAATATGAATTGATATTTGTAGATGATGGTTCAACTGATGAAACACTGGCGCGATTGAGCTTATTGAAGGAGTCAGATATGAAAATTATTGAGTTCAGGAGAAATTATGGACAAAGCGCGGCATTAGCTGCCGGTATTGAAATGGCAGGTGGTCACTGGATTGCCACCATGGATGGCGATCTGCAAAATGATCCTGCCGATATACCCAGAATGTTGGAACTGGCGATCACTAAAAATTTGGATCTGCTTGCAGGAATTCGGCAAAACCGCAAAGATGGGTTCATACTGCGGAAGATCCCTTCAAAAATTGCAAATTTTCTCATCAGAAATGCGAGTGGTGTGCATCTTCACGATTACGGCTGTACCTTAAAAATAATGAAGGCAGATCTTGCAAAAAATTTGGGAATTTATGGCGAGCTACATCGATTTATCCCGGTATTAGCGGATCTTGAAGGTGCTCGTATGGATGAAACACCTGTTTTACATCATGCAAGAAATGCCGGGCAATCGAAGTATGGAATCAACCGAACCATGCGCGTGTTAAGCGATTTATTGTTGATCCTCTATTTGAAAAAATTCAGACACAAACCCATGCATTTATTTGGTGGATGGGGTGTTTTGTTTACCATGGTGGGTGGACTTATCATGATGTATCTTTTGGCCGAAAAGCTTGCAGGGCATGACATCTGGGGAAGGCCTATTTTAATATTGGGCACGATATTAATTGTGACCGGACTTCAATTGATTGTGTTGGGCATTCTTTCTGAAATGCAATTGCGAACCTATTACGAATCCCAGGGAAAGAAGGTTTACAGGATCCGAAAAATACACAGCCTTCGTGAAGAAACCCTTTAA
- a CDS encoding flippase-like domain-containing protein, which yields MISYTFPSWLKWTLKLLISLAIIFFIAEKISWSEFFSILSEANPYWLILAILFFTMSKLISAERFRELVRLHFPQFDVKQNLHLYWKSMYYNLLLPGGISGDAYKMKVLRDRFSLSIGQLIKLVLADRISGLIALLQWALLLMMLLSEFRIYFIWILSAFLLSLMIAWIFLKFINPLYLVIRKRLALFSAMVQLMQLISALAIIYALHQQEHLGAYLLLFLGSSLAAMIPVTIGGAGAREICFMYGAPLVGGVVEEAIAVGFVFYLISTAVSLTGMILSFKRNKTDEISVS from the coding sequence ATGATTTCTTATACTTTTCCAAGTTGGTTAAAATGGACTCTCAAACTGCTGATCTCATTAGCCATCATTTTTTTTATTGCAGAAAAAATCAGCTGGTCAGAATTTTTTTCTATTTTAAGTGAAGCAAATCCATATTGGCTCATTTTGGCAATCTTATTTTTTACGATGTCCAAATTGATTTCTGCAGAACGATTCAGGGAATTAGTGCGGCTGCATTTTCCGCAATTTGATGTAAAACAAAACCTGCATTTGTACTGGAAAAGTATGTACTACAATCTATTGCTACCCGGAGGTATTAGTGGGGATGCTTATAAAATGAAAGTCCTCAGAGATCGTTTTTCTTTGTCCATCGGGCAATTGATAAAATTGGTGTTGGCAGATCGAATTTCCGGTTTAATTGCATTGTTGCAGTGGGCTTTGCTATTGATGATGTTATTGAGTGAGTTCAGAATTTACTTCATTTGGATCTTATCAGCATTTCTGCTATCCCTGATGATCGCCTGGATTTTTTTGAAATTTATCAATCCATTATATCTTGTCATACGTAAGCGTTTGGCTTTATTTTCTGCGATGGTCCAGCTCATGCAATTAATTTCTGCCCTCGCCATCATTTATGCTTTGCATCAACAAGAGCACTTAGGTGCTTACCTCTTATTATTTTTAGGCTCATCCCTGGCTGCAATGATTCCGGTAACAATAGGTGGAGCGGGCGCACGTGAAATTTGTTTTATGTATGGAGCGCCTCTTGTAGGTGGTGTTGTTGAAGAAGCCATTGCTGTTGGATTTGTTTTTTATCTGATTTCAACAGCGGTCTCTTTGACGGGTATGATCCTCTCGTTTAAGAGGAATAAGACCGATGAGATTTCAGTTTCATAA
- a CDS encoding T9SS type A sorting domain-containing protein codes for MNRGLGSVITRRIPMVIDTLDDACLIATKHANGRDWWVVVSEDTKSAYYIFLVDPSGVKLHLHQNFGIPKSRGEAGQSFFSNDGQYFCTATNDGLLNRYHIFFMKFNRCEGKFDSFQFLRLNYQINDWDAGCAFSSNGKYLYYTKLDTLYQFSLNGNNLAIGKISGIYDGFKELTSGGFTTPTQFGPMQFAPDGKIYGQVSFPTRSLHVIHNPNGDFENCNFKQHDIYSPTIRSCLPNFPNYRLGPIDGSVCDSLGIDNIPWCHWRYHQDSLDFLNFQFTDLSAYEVEEWHWNFGDPASAENGSTQQHPVHRFSKPGIYEVCLIVKNKNGADTLCRTVRIAVVNNENTTEDAIQIQNWPNPFSHSFVLNVIGYNPQDMHLELVDLMGQVVHRQKLQQGSHWIHTKHLPPGTYSLQVFERNERVFGKQVLKF; via the coding sequence TTGAACCGTGGTTTGGGAAGTGTCATAACCCGAAGGATACCAATGGTCATAGATACCTTGGATGATGCTTGTTTAATCGCTACTAAACATGCCAATGGTAGGGATTGGTGGGTAGTTGTATCCGAAGATACAAAAAGTGCTTACTATATTTTTTTGGTCGATCCGAGTGGAGTTAAATTACACCTCCATCAAAACTTTGGAATTCCAAAATCAAGAGGCGAAGCAGGACAATCCTTTTTCTCTAACGATGGTCAATATTTCTGCACTGCCACTAATGATGGTTTATTAAATCGATATCATATCTTCTTCATGAAATTTAACCGTTGTGAAGGTAAATTCGACTCATTTCAATTTTTACGCTTAAATTATCAAATCAATGACTGGGATGCTGGTTGCGCATTTTCTTCAAATGGCAAATATTTATACTATACTAAACTTGACACTCTCTATCAATTTTCATTGAATGGAAACAATTTAGCAATAGGCAAAATTTCAGGGATTTATGATGGATTTAAAGAGCTAACTTCTGGAGGCTTTACGACACCAACTCAATTTGGTCCCATGCAATTCGCCCCAGATGGAAAAATCTATGGACAAGTATCCTTTCCAACACGATCCTTGCATGTCATTCATAATCCTAATGGAGATTTTGAAAATTGTAACTTCAAGCAACATGACATTTATTCACCTACTATCAGATCCTGTCTTCCCAACTTCCCAAACTACCGTTTAGGTCCGATTGATGGTAGTGTCTGCGACAGCCTCGGTATAGACAACATTCCCTGGTGTCACTGGCGGTATCATCAGGACAGTTTGGATTTTTTAAACTTCCAATTTACTGATTTAAGTGCTTATGAAGTGGAAGAATGGCATTGGAATTTTGGTGACCCTGCAAGTGCAGAAAACGGCAGCACCCAGCAGCATCCAGTACATCGTTTTTCAAAGCCAGGTATTTACGAGGTTTGCCTGATCGTCAAAAATAAAAATGGTGCAGATACTCTGTGCAGAACCGTACGCATTGCAGTGGTGAATAATGAAAACACAACTGAAGATGCCATCCAAATTCAAAACTGGCCCAATCCATTTTCTCACTCTTTTGTTTTAAATGTAATCGGTTACAATCCCCAGGATATGCATTTGGAGCTTGTCGATTTGATGGGGCAAGTCGTGCATCGTCAAAAATTGCAACAAGGAAGTCACTGGATTCACACAAAGCATCTTCCGCCAGGTACTTATTCTCTCCAGGTGTTTGAGCGAAATGAACGGGTATTTGGCAAACAGGTCTTGAAATTTTAA
- a CDS encoding T9SS type A sorting domain-containing protein, with protein MDNKNFAGCNCNVQNPTIVGTRGTTTNFSSYYPSGILSSGCYVFQGTVQMDINVLISSCTLEMEAGSEIRILSSKRLTITDNLIYACDTLWKGITVNSGARLWGSGNDIYDAQYAIKAAGTANVTLYNNEFYHNYVAFYIPGTGYSTTIHNVRLVFQNNIIDNPSILGGGTGLLRRPNYSGISPNPNGRALAGFDVNNANLVIGSKSLASPYYRNYISNVIVGVCGKYSNLECHRLIIYNMLNHGTANRNFTNPVGIGIWVRDCNLKANRDTITNALCGISGIRSWLGDIALNEIGYVRAGVHDFQSMNSPAILDNEIHHVAEHGIEVEFPVSLIAPLISYNIISTDGTEPTENFMIGILLQSLGARGLGAVISWNELYLHSKSNGIDIRDCVNIGVGYNVVTFNDDSNTTYSGVGIIHNDSRDGFVIENDVIASSGFNKIVGFHSINTGNTRFCCNYTSGTDYGFNFVGPCRRTNGFGHNEIRGLSAGLRLASSTMMGSQADKGNLWYGSFPTASYYKGAAVNVGNNRDIQQSRFYIETCNAPLWPPTIYPAQNCDNTSTNWFWPSDGSSVECDEDNLCDAEFLSPDRELEFADIDEGDEFLARGQMAGGDYGFSLDYEGRRQLLERLRVDAGAHNQNSYVDSFYSASTGSSYAELMEIAFDIDTLLSYSSSDLEILDELKEGFRTASDSIRVLDSLITIAGNSTDSTNAINLREAQLVETDTLLLDLLELWDEHLTKIIADKEDLVNANDTVDAANIIDSNEVIVNDMYLTMLGVTDFSFNSTQAAEILDVAEQCPRLGGVIVYQARAMYKWYASQTYDDYDCLDTSMVIRQKTDRSSNLHFIVKTNPAQQQIIVHLKADDYSSPKVIELCNIHGQVISRHPVNHDINHQIIDVPNMPDGMYLLNLKNGKQTLASQPVIISN; from the coding sequence ATGGATAATAAAAATTTTGCCGGGTGCAATTGCAATGTCCAAAATCCTACAATTGTTGGTACCCGAGGCACCACCACAAATTTTTCTTCGTACTACCCTTCGGGAATATTAAGCAGTGGTTGTTATGTGTTTCAGGGAACTGTACAAATGGACATCAATGTGCTCATTTCTAGTTGCACTTTGGAAATGGAGGCCGGCTCTGAAATCAGAATTTTGAGTAGTAAACGACTTACCATCACCGACAATTTGATTTACGCCTGTGATACTCTTTGGAAAGGCATTACCGTAAACTCAGGTGCAAGACTTTGGGGTTCTGGAAATGATATTTATGATGCCCAATATGCCATAAAGGCTGCGGGCACCGCCAACGTGACACTATACAATAATGAATTTTACCACAATTATGTAGCTTTTTACATTCCTGGCACAGGATACTCGACGACGATTCACAACGTTCGATTGGTCTTTCAAAATAACATCATTGACAATCCTTCTATTTTAGGTGGAGGAACCGGTCTATTAAGGCGACCTAATTATTCAGGTATTTCACCCAATCCAAATGGACGCGCTTTAGCAGGATTTGATGTAAATAATGCTAATTTGGTCATTGGTAGTAAATCGCTGGCCAGTCCTTATTACAGGAATTACATCAGTAATGTCATTGTTGGTGTCTGCGGTAAATATAGTAATCTGGAATGCCATCGTCTGATCATCTACAATATGCTCAATCATGGAACAGCCAATAGAAACTTTACCAATCCGGTTGGCATCGGTATCTGGGTAAGAGATTGTAATCTCAAAGCCAACAGGGACACCATTACAAATGCTTTATGCGGTATTTCAGGTATCAGGTCCTGGTTGGGCGACATAGCATTAAATGAAATTGGATATGTTAGGGCAGGTGTACATGATTTTCAATCTATGAATTCACCGGCAATTCTGGATAATGAAATTCATCACGTGGCAGAACATGGAATCGAAGTTGAATTTCCTGTCTCATTAATTGCGCCTCTGATCAGCTACAATATCATATCTACAGATGGCACCGAACCCACAGAAAATTTTATGATTGGAATTTTATTACAAAGCTTGGGTGCAAGAGGATTGGGTGCGGTGATCAGCTGGAACGAACTCTACCTCCATTCCAAAAGTAATGGTATTGACATCCGCGATTGTGTAAACATTGGCGTTGGGTATAATGTTGTAACATTCAACGATGACAGTAATACGACTTATTCCGGAGTGGGTATCATTCACAATGATTCCCGAGACGGTTTTGTTATTGAAAACGATGTCATCGCCTCAAGTGGCTTTAACAAAATTGTCGGATTTCATTCCATCAATACCGGAAATACCCGATTCTGTTGCAATTATACAAGTGGCACAGATTACGGATTTAATTTTGTAGGGCCTTGCCGCAGGACCAACGGATTTGGTCACAACGAGATCCGCGGCCTTTCTGCAGGTTTGCGTTTGGCATCTTCCACCATGATGGGAAGTCAAGCTGATAAGGGAAATTTATGGTATGGTAGCTTTCCAACAGCTTCATATTATAAGGGTGCAGCAGTAAATGTAGGAAATAATAGAGATATACAACAATCAAGATTTTATATTGAAACATGTAATGCACCATTGTGGCCTCCCACAATTTACCCAGCGCAAAATTGTGACAATACTTCAACAAATTGGTTTTGGCCTTCGGATGGTTCTTCTGTCGAATGCGATGAAGACAATCTTTGTGATGCCGAATTTTTAAGTCCGGATCGTGAGCTTGAATTTGCCGACATTGATGAAGGCGACGAATTCCTCGCAAGAGGTCAAATGGCAGGAGGAGACTATGGTTTTAGTCTGGACTATGAAGGCCGCCGTCAATTATTAGAAAGACTTCGCGTGGATGCAGGGGCACATAACCAAAACAGTTATGTCGATAGCTTTTATTCCGCCAGTACAGGTAGTTCGTATGCTGAACTGATGGAAATTGCTTTCGATATAGACACCTTGTTATCTTATTCTAGTTCTGATCTAGAGATACTGGATGAATTGAAAGAAGGATTTCGTACTGCTTCCGATTCCATAAGGGTTTTGGATAGTTTGATCACTATTGCAGGCAACTCTACAGACAGCACCAATGCGATCAATTTAAGAGAGGCTCAATTGGTTGAAACGGATACATTGCTGTTGGACTTGCTGGAATTATGGGACGAACATCTCACAAAAATTATCGCTGATAAAGAAGATCTGGTGAATGCAAACGATACAGTTGATGCTGCCAATATTATTGATAGCAATGAAGTGATCGTAAACGATATGTATCTTACCATGCTTGGCGTAACAGATTTTTCATTTAACAGCACACAGGCAGCTGAAATTTTGGATGTAGCTGAACAGTGTCCAAGACTAGGTGGGGTTATTGTATATCAGGCCCGAGCAATGTACAAATGGTATGCCAGCCAGACTTATGACGATTACGATTGTCTCGACACTTCAATGGTCATTCGTCAAAAAACAGATCGCAGTTCCAATCTCCACTTTATCGTCAAGACCAATCCGGCACAACAACAAATTATCGTGCATTTAAAGGCTGATGATTATTCTTCACCCAAAGTAATTGAATTGTGCAATATACACGGACAGGTAATAAGCAGGCATCCGGTGAATCATGATATAAATCATCAAATAATCGATGTACCAAATATGCCAGATGGAATGTATCTGTTAAACCTCAAAAATGGAAAACAAACTCTGGCAAGTCAACCAGTGATCATTTCAAACTAA
- a CDS encoding DNA alkylation repair protein — MSSLLKDLYTTGFIKQFATTLSEVVPGANVEEFIKNVFDKDWKHKELKQRMRHISSALKLQLSPDYKMASKQIMELIAKLQSKGMHEFSLEFMFLPDFIEQFGIHDFNTSVKAMERITVFSSCEFAVRPFLIHYPNPMLEQMLQWSLNKNEKVRRLASEGSRPRLPWALGVPYLKKDPTLLIPILDHLKSDPSETVRRSVANSINDISKDHPKIALQIIKNWKGISSETDSLIKHASRTLLKQGHPDILKYYALHKSEHFKLTQFNLKRPKIKIGEDLEFKITIDNKSQKSSALRLEYGIYYLLKNGQHSRKVFKISERDIPGNSSLEITRKQKFKPITTRVFYPGEHKISIIVNGKEFGEKGFWRCRLVGL; from the coding sequence ATGAGTTCCCTGTTAAAAGATTTGTACACAACCGGTTTCATTAAACAATTTGCAACAACTCTTTCTGAAGTCGTGCCCGGTGCAAATGTTGAAGAATTTATTAAAAATGTATTTGATAAAGATTGGAAGCACAAAGAACTCAAACAACGCATGAGGCATATTTCTTCTGCGCTTAAGCTCCAGCTTTCGCCTGATTACAAAATGGCTTCTAAGCAAATTATGGAGTTGATCGCCAAACTTCAATCCAAAGGGATGCATGAATTTAGCCTAGAGTTTATGTTCTTGCCCGATTTTATCGAACAATTTGGAATTCATGATTTCAATACCTCTGTTAAAGCAATGGAACGCATAACTGTTTTTAGCAGTTGTGAATTTGCAGTGCGACCCTTTTTAATTCATTATCCAAATCCGATGCTCGAACAAATGTTACAATGGTCGTTAAACAAAAATGAAAAAGTAAGACGGCTTGCCAGCGAAGGAAGCAGACCTCGTTTACCCTGGGCCTTGGGTGTACCCTATCTCAAAAAAGATCCAACGCTTCTGATTCCCATTTTAGACCACCTCAAATCAGATCCCTCCGAAACTGTACGTAGAAGCGTAGCCAATAGTATCAATGACATATCCAAGGATCATCCTAAGATAGCCCTGCAAATTATCAAAAATTGGAAGGGCATCAGCAGTGAAACCGACAGCCTAATCAAACATGCGAGCCGGACTTTACTCAAACAAGGACATCCTGATATTTTAAAGTATTATGCCTTACATAAAAGCGAACATTTCAAACTTACCCAATTCAATCTTAAAAGGCCTAAAATTAAAATTGGAGAAGATCTTGAATTTAAAATTACAATAGACAACAAAAGTCAAAAATCATCTGCACTTCGTCTCGAATATGGTATTTATTACCTCTTGAAAAACGGACAACATTCCCGCAAAGTATTTAAAATCAGCGAACGGGATATTCCCGGAAATAGCTCCTTAGAAATCACGCGGAAACAAAAATTTAAACCTATCACGACAAGGGTATTTTATCCGGGTGAACATAAAATTTCAATCATCGTAAACGGAAAGGAATTTGGGGAAAAGGGATTTTGGCGTTGTAGGCTTGTAGGCTTGTAG